In one Lujinxingia vulgaris genomic region, the following are encoded:
- the rplQ gene encoding 50S ribosomal protein L17, whose amino-acid sequence MRHKVNARRFGRETSHRKALFNNLAKSLIRYEMIQTTDTKAKELRRVADRMITLGKRGDLHARRQLLARLGDKELVSKLIDDLAQRDDISGRQGGYTRIVKIGNRQGDNAPISRISWVGATLENTEALRYPAHIRDQFVTDEGEEEAEA is encoded by the coding sequence ATGCGACATAAAGTAAATGCACGGCGCTTCGGCCGGGAGACCTCCCACCGTAAGGCGCTCTTCAACAACCTGGCCAAGAGTCTGATCCGTTACGAGATGATCCAGACGACCGACACGAAAGCCAAAGAGCTTCGTCGTGTGGCCGACCGGATGATCACCCTGGGCAAGCGCGGCGACCTTCACGCTCGTCGTCAGCTCCTGGCGCGTCTCGGTGATAAGGAGCTCGTCTCCAAGCTCATCGACGACCTGGCTCAGCGCGACGATATCTCCGGGCGTCAGGGCGGCTACACCCGTATCGTCAAGATCGGGAACCGCCAGGGCGACAACGCTCCGATTTCGCGTATCTCCTGGGTGGGTGCCACCCTTGAGAACACCGAAGCGCTGCGTTACCCGGCTCACATTCGCGATCAGTTCGTCACCGACGAAGGCGAAGAAGAAGCCGAAGCCTGA
- a CDS encoding DNA-directed RNA polymerase subunit alpha yields MYRNWRDLIKPREVEIDQRSKTDTYAKFVCEPFERGYGITIGNALRRILLSSIVGAAVTKIKIDGALHEFTSLPEVKEDVTDIVLNLKELRLKLHGDESQVVTIDVEGPAKVTGADIQTGHNVEVLNPDHHIATVGENGKLRMELTVGSGRGYVPADENKSEDDSLGDIAIDALFSPIRKVNYQITNARVGQRTDYDKLTLEVWTDGSVLPEDAVAYASKILKEQVAIFINFDETVEPPEVVEEETPEFNENLLKPIEDLELSVRSFNCLQTAGIKFVGDLVQKTEAELLKTKNFGRKSLKEIKEILERMSLELGTKLENWPPKELDKKTAEGS; encoded by the coding sequence ATGTATCGAAACTGGCGCGACCTGATTAAACCTCGCGAAGTTGAGATCGATCAGCGCTCAAAGACCGACACGTACGCCAAGTTCGTGTGTGAGCCTTTCGAGCGTGGCTACGGCATCACCATCGGCAACGCGCTGCGGAGGATTCTCCTGAGCAGCATCGTTGGCGCGGCGGTGACCAAGATCAAGATCGACGGAGCGTTGCACGAATTCACCAGCCTGCCCGAGGTTAAGGAGGATGTCACCGACATCGTCCTCAACCTCAAGGAACTTCGCCTGAAGCTGCATGGCGATGAGTCCCAGGTGGTGACGATCGATGTGGAAGGACCGGCCAAAGTGACCGGCGCCGATATCCAGACCGGCCATAACGTGGAGGTCCTTAACCCCGACCACCACATCGCGACCGTTGGCGAGAACGGCAAGCTTCGCATGGAGCTTACCGTCGGTTCGGGCCGCGGCTATGTGCCGGCCGATGAGAACAAGTCGGAAGACGACAGCCTGGGCGATATCGCGATCGATGCGTTGTTCAGCCCGATTCGCAAGGTGAACTACCAGATCACCAACGCGCGTGTCGGCCAGCGTACCGACTACGACAAGCTCACCCTTGAGGTCTGGACCGACGGCAGCGTGCTGCCCGAGGACGCGGTGGCGTACGCTTCCAAGATTCTCAAAGAGCAGGTTGCGATCTTCATCAACTTCGATGAGACCGTCGAGCCGCCGGAGGTGGTTGAAGAGGAGACTCCCGAGTTTAACGAGAATCTTCTCAAGCCCATCGAAGATCTGGAGCTCTCGGTTCGCAGCTTCAACTGTCTGCAGACCGCCGGCATCAAGTTTGTCGGTGACCTGGTTCAGAAGACGGAAGCTGAGCTGCTGAAGACGAAGAACTTTGGGCGTAAGTCGCTCAAAGAGATCAAAGAGATCCTCGAGCGGATGAGCCTGGAGCTTGGTACCAAGCTCGAAAACTGGCCTCCGAAAGAGTTGGATAAGAAGACGGCCGAAGGCAGCTGA